A window of the Buchnera aphidicola str. Sg (Schizaphis graminum) genome harbors these coding sequences:
- the rplK gene encoding 50S ribosomal protein L11, with product MAKKIQSYIKLQVAAGMANPSPPIGPALGQKGVNIMEFCKLFNKTTENVEKGLPIPVIVTVYSDRSFTFITKTPPASVLLKKAAGIKSGSSKPKIETTGKITKLQIEEIAKTKKNDMTGLNIESMMRSIEGTAKSMGLIVED from the coding sequence ATGGCAAAAAAAATACAATCTTATATAAAACTTCAAGTTGCAGCAGGAATGGCTAATCCTAGTCCACCAATAGGACCTGCATTAGGACAAAAAGGAGTAAACATTATGGAATTTTGCAAATTATTTAATAAAACAACAGAAAATGTGGAAAAAGGTTTACCGATACCAGTAATTGTTACAGTATATTCTGATCGTTCGTTTACATTTATTACAAAAACACCTCCAGCATCTGTTTTATTGAAAAAAGCAGCTGGAATCAAATCAGGTTCTAGCAAACCAAAAATAGAGACAACAGGAAAAATAACAAAATTACAAATTGAAGAAATAGCAAAAACTAAAAAAAATGATATGACTGGTTTAAATATTGAAAGTATGATGCGATCTATTGAAGGAACAGCTAAATCTATGGGTTTGATTGTTGAGGATTAA
- the rplA gene encoding 50S ribosomal protein L1 has product MKKINKRMKKIKNDINFEKLYYIDELIQLLKKSSNVNFNESIDVAINLGINPKKSDQNIRGSTILPHGTGRCVKVAVFTQGENIKIAKKAGAEFIGMEDLAEQIKKEGIKFHTAIASPDAMKIVTQLGQILGPRGLMPNPKLGTVTTNIEEAIKNAKTGQVCYRNDKNGIIHATIGRINFERNQIKENFNVFLESIKKAKPPQSKGIYIKKVVLSSTMGIGLTLDQSSLSI; this is encoded by the coding sequence ATGAAAAAAATTAATAAACGCATGAAGAAAATTAAAAACGATATAAATTTTGAAAAACTATATTATATAGATGAATTAATACAATTATTAAAAAAATCATCAAATGTAAATTTTAATGAAAGCATTGATGTTGCTATCAATTTAGGTATTAATCCAAAAAAATCAGATCAAAATATTCGTGGTTCAACAATATTGCCACATGGCACAGGACGCTGTGTTAAAGTAGCTGTATTCACTCAAGGAGAAAATATCAAAATAGCAAAAAAAGCAGGTGCAGAATTTATAGGAATGGAAGATTTAGCTGAACAAATAAAAAAAGAAGGTATTAAATTTCATACTGCTATCGCTTCACCAGACGCGATGAAAATTGTTACTCAATTGGGACAGATACTAGGACCTCGAGGTTTAATGCCTAATCCAAAATTAGGTACTGTAACGACAAATATCGAAGAAGCTATTAAAAATGCAAAAACAGGACAAGTTTGCTACCGAAATGATAAAAATGGGATTATTCATGCTACGATCGGTCGAATAAATTTTGAAAGAAATCAAATAAAAGAAAATTTCAATGTTTTTTTAGAATCTATAAAAAAGGCAAAGCCTCCTCAATCAAAGGGGATATACATAAAAAAGGTAGTTTTATCAAGTACTATGGGTATAGGATTAACTCTTGATCAATCTAGTTTAAGTATTTAA
- the nusG gene encoding transcription termination/antitermination protein NusG — MHESLKKKWYVLQAFSGFESRVAQSIKEHVKLNKMNDFFGEVMVPSEEVIEIRGGQRRKSEYKFFPGYVLIHMIMTDSTWHLIRNVPRVLGFIGGKSDKPSPISDKEVDIIINRLRQIGDKPRPKTLFEPGEMIRVNDGPFADFNGVVEEVDYEKSRLKVSVSIFGRATPVELDFRQVEKN; from the coding sequence ATGCATGAAAGTCTAAAAAAAAAATGGTATGTATTACAGGCTTTTTCTGGTTTTGAAAGTAGAGTAGCACAATCAATAAAAGAGCATGTTAAATTAAATAAAATGAATGATTTCTTCGGAGAAGTTATGGTTCCTTCAGAAGAAGTTATCGAAATCAGAGGTGGACAACGTAGAAAAAGTGAATATAAATTTTTTCCAGGATATGTTTTAATTCATATGATTATGACAGATTCTACTTGGCATTTAATAAGAAATGTCCCTAGGGTATTAGGATTTATAGGAGGCAAATCAGATAAACCATCACCAATTAGTGATAAGGAGGTAGACATTATTATTAATAGATTGCGTCAAATTGGAGACAAACCAAGACCTAAAACTTTATTTGAACCAGGAGAAATGATTCGTGTTAACGATGGTCCATTTGCAGATTTTAATGGAGTTGTCGAAGAAGTAGATTATGAAAAAAGTAGATTAAAGGTATCTGTTTCTATTTTTGGTAGAGCAACTCCTGTAGAGTTAGATTTTAGACAAGTTGAAAAAAATTAA
- the rplL gene encoding 50S ribosomal protein L7/L12: protein MSITKEQILEAVSEMSVMNVVELISAMEKKFGVSANMSVNTNNNSEKSTIEEKTEFDIFLKSIGPNKVSVIKSVRSATGLGLKEAKDLVESAPTVLKENMSKNDAESLKKTLEDAGAEIEIK, encoded by the coding sequence ATGTCTATTACTAAAGAACAAATTTTAGAAGCCGTCTCAGAAATGTCTGTTATGAATGTTGTAGAACTTATTTCCGCAATGGAAAAAAAATTTGGAGTCTCTGCAAACATGTCTGTCAATACCAATAACAATAGTGAAAAAAGCACTATTGAAGAAAAAACAGAATTTGATATTTTTCTAAAATCTATTGGTCCTAATAAGGTATCAGTAATAAAAAGTGTTCGTAGTGCAACTGGTCTAGGACTAAAAGAAGCCAAAGATTTAGTAGAATCAGCGCCCACAGTATTAAAAGAAAATATGAGTAAAAATGACGCAGAATCTCTTAAAAAAACTTTAGAAGATGCTGGAGCTGAAATCGAAATTAAATAA
- the rpoB gene encoding DNA-directed RNA polymerase subunit beta, which translates to MVYSYTEKKRIRKDFGKRPQVLDIPYLLSIQLDSFKKFIKIDPEGLHGLEAAFRSVFPICGYNGNSELQYVSYRLGDAIFDVKECQIRGATYSAPLRVRLRLVIYERDVLEPTVKDIKEQEVYMGEIPLMTNNGTFIINGTERVVVSQLHRSPGVFFDSDKGKTHSSGKVLYNARIIPYRGSWLDFEFDPKDNLFVRIDRRRKLPVTIILRALNYNTEEILNLFFEKNIFNINNNKIQLELVSERLRGETASFDIKKNGKIYVKKGRRITAKHIQELKKDKINSITVPVEYILGRIVSKNYLDPKTGETIILANTELSLEILTKLKNSSFFSIETLFTNDLDHGPYISETLRIDSSHDRISALMEIYRVMRPGEPLTKEATENLFENLFFSEDRYDLSSVGRMKFNRSLLRKKIEGVSTLNKEDIIDVIKKLIDIRNGKGEVDDIDHLGNRRIRSVGEMAENQFRIGLVRVERAVKERLSVGDLDTLMPQDMINAKPISAAIKEFFGSSQLSQFMDQNNPLSEITHKRRISALGLGGLTRERAGFEVRDVHPTHYGRVCPIETPEGPNIGLINSLSVYARTNSYGFLETPYRKVHNRLVTDEIHYLSAIEEGNYVIAQANTNIDKNNYFIDDLVTCRHKGESSLFNCNQVDYMDVSTQQIVSVGASLIPFLEHDDANRALMGANMQRQAVPTLKTDKPLVGTGMERAVAVDSGVTVVAKRGGIIQYIDASRIIIKVNEEETYTGEAGIDIYNLTKYTRSNQNTCINQKPCVKLREKINKNDVLADGPSTDLGELALGQNMRVAFMPWNGYNFEDSILVSEKVVQEDRFTTIHIQELSCISRDTKLGPEEISSDIPNVGEAALSKLDESGIVYIGAEVTGGDILVGKVTPKGETQLTPEEKLLRAIFGEKASDVKDSSLRVPNGVSGTVIDVQIFTRDGVKKDKRALEIENMQLKKAKKDLTEEFKIFELSLFSRIKKTLVSFNIKEDFLNKLPYEKWFKIDIQDRNKKKEIEKLLQQHNQLKKEFEKKIEVKRRKITQGDDLAPGVLKIVKVYLAVKRQIQPGDKMAGRHGNKGVISKINPVEDMPYDENGIPVDIVLNPLGVPSRMNIGQILETHLGMAAKGIGNKINNMLKKQEKISNLKKFIQKAFDLGENLRQKVNLDDFSNEEILDLAKNLKKGMPISTPVFDGAQENEIKQMLKFSNLPTSGQISLFDGRTGEKFERPVTVGYMYMLKLNHLVDDKMHARSTGSYSLVTQQPLGGKAQFGGQRFGEMEVWALEAYGASYTLQEMLTVKSDDVNGRTKMYKNIVDGNHQMEPGMPESFNVLLKEIRSLGINIELENE; encoded by the coding sequence ATGGTTTACTCTTATACCGAAAAAAAACGAATTCGTAAAGATTTTGGAAAACGTCCTCAGGTTTTGGATATACCATATCTTCTTTCAATTCAACTCGACTCTTTTAAAAAATTTATTAAAATAGACCCAGAGGGTTTACATGGATTAGAAGCAGCTTTCCGTTCTGTATTTCCTATATGTGGATATAATGGAAACTCTGAACTTCAATATGTCAGTTATCGTTTGGGTGATGCAATATTTGACGTTAAAGAATGTCAAATACGAGGTGCTACTTATTCAGCGCCTTTAAGAGTAAGATTACGTCTTGTTATTTATGAACGTGACGTTCTAGAACCTACTGTTAAAGATATCAAAGAACAAGAAGTATATATGGGTGAAATACCATTAATGACTAATAATGGAACTTTTATTATTAATGGTACAGAAAGAGTAGTTGTATCTCAATTGCATCGCAGTCCTGGAGTTTTTTTTGATAGTGATAAGGGAAAAACACATTCTTCAGGTAAAGTTTTATACAACGCACGTATTATTCCTTATCGAGGCTCTTGGTTAGATTTTGAATTTGATCCGAAAGATAATTTATTCGTAAGAATTGATAGACGAAGAAAACTACCAGTAACTATTATTTTAAGAGCACTGAACTACAATACAGAAGAAATATTAAATTTATTTTTTGAAAAAAATATTTTTAATATAAATAATAATAAAATTCAACTAGAATTAGTCTCAGAAAGACTTCGTGGTGAAACAGCATCGTTTGATATTAAAAAAAATGGAAAAATATACGTAAAAAAAGGTCGTCGTATTACTGCAAAACACATTCAAGAATTAAAAAAAGATAAAATAAATTCTATTACTGTCCCAGTAGAATACATTTTAGGAAGAATAGTATCTAAAAATTATTTAGATCCTAAAACAGGTGAAACAATTATTTTAGCTAATACAGAATTATCTCTAGAGATATTGACAAAATTAAAAAATTCTAGTTTTTTTTCTATTGAAACACTTTTTACTAATGATTTAGATCATGGACCCTACATTTCTGAAACTTTGCGGATTGATTCTTCTCATGATCGGATAAGTGCACTGATGGAAATCTATCGAGTTATGAGACCTGGTGAACCTCTTACCAAAGAAGCAACAGAAAATTTATTTGAAAATTTGTTTTTTTCAGAAGATAGATATGATCTTTCTTCAGTAGGTCGAATGAAATTCAATCGCTCTCTACTACGTAAAAAAATTGAAGGAGTAAGCACTCTAAATAAAGAAGATATTATAGACGTAATAAAAAAATTAATCGATATTAGAAATGGAAAGGGAGAGGTAGACGATATTGACCATTTAGGTAATAGACGAATTAGATCAGTAGGAGAAATGGCGGAAAATCAATTTAGAATCGGTTTAGTAAGAGTAGAAAGAGCAGTTAAAGAGCGCTTATCGGTAGGTGATTTAGATACTCTAATGCCACAAGATATGATTAATGCAAAACCAATATCTGCTGCTATTAAAGAATTTTTTGGTTCTAGCCAATTATCGCAATTTATGGATCAAAATAATCCATTATCAGAAATTACACATAAAAGAAGAATTTCAGCATTGGGACTTGGTGGTTTAACTAGAGAAAGAGCAGGATTCGAAGTTAGAGATGTACATCCAACTCATTATGGACGTGTCTGTCCTATAGAAACACCAGAAGGGCCAAATATTGGATTGATTAATTCTTTATCAGTGTATGCTCGAACTAATTCATATGGATTTTTAGAAACACCTTATCGAAAGGTACATAACCGTTTAGTAACTGATGAAATACACTATTTATCTGCAATAGAAGAGGGAAATTACGTTATTGCACAAGCAAATACTAATATAGATAAAAATAATTACTTTATTGATGATTTAGTAACCTGTAGGCACAAAGGAGAATCTAGTTTATTTAACTGTAATCAAGTCGATTACATGGACGTTTCTACTCAACAAATTGTATCTGTAGGAGCTTCTTTAATTCCATTTCTTGAACATGATGATGCAAACAGAGCATTGATGGGTGCGAATATGCAACGTCAAGCAGTGCCTACTTTAAAAACTGATAAACCTTTAGTGGGTACTGGAATGGAAAGAGCAGTAGCCGTTGATTCAGGAGTTACAGTAGTAGCAAAAAGAGGCGGTATTATTCAATATATAGATGCTTCTCGTATAATTATTAAAGTAAATGAAGAAGAAACGTATACAGGAGAAGCCGGAATAGATATTTACAATCTAACTAAATATACTAGATCTAATCAAAATACTTGTATTAATCAAAAACCATGCGTGAAATTAAGAGAAAAAATCAATAAAAATGATGTTTTAGCAGATGGACCATCGACTGATTTAGGAGAATTAGCGTTAGGACAAAATATGCGAGTCGCTTTTATGCCTTGGAATGGATATAATTTTGAAGATTCTATATTAGTCTCAGAAAAGGTTGTACAAGAAGATCGATTTACAACAATTCATATCCAAGAATTATCCTGTATATCTAGAGATACGAAATTAGGACCAGAAGAAATTAGCTCTGATATACCAAATGTAGGAGAAGCAGCACTATCTAAATTAGATGAATCAGGAATAGTTTATATCGGAGCCGAAGTTACTGGAGGTGATATCCTAGTAGGAAAGGTAACTCCTAAGGGAGAAACACAGCTAACACCAGAAGAAAAACTATTGCGTGCTATTTTTGGAGAAAAAGCTTCAGATGTAAAAGATTCTTCATTAAGAGTTCCTAATGGAGTATCCGGAACAGTAATAGATGTACAAATCTTTACTAGAGATGGTGTAAAAAAAGATAAAAGAGCGTTAGAAATTGAAAACATGCAACTTAAAAAAGCAAAAAAAGATCTAACAGAAGAATTTAAAATATTTGAACTAAGCCTGTTTTCAAGAATTAAAAAAACTCTTGTTTCTTTTAATATTAAAGAAGATTTTTTAAATAAATTGCCCTATGAAAAATGGTTTAAAATAGATATTCAAGATCGAAACAAAAAGAAAGAGATAGAAAAACTTTTACAACAACACAATCAACTAAAAAAAGAATTTGAAAAAAAAATAGAAGTCAAACGTCGCAAAATTACACAAGGAGATGATCTTGCACCAGGAGTACTAAAAATAGTAAAAGTATATTTAGCTGTCAAACGTCAAATACAACCTGGTGATAAAATGGCAGGACGACATGGGAATAAAGGGGTAATTTCAAAAATTAATCCTGTTGAAGATATGCCATATGATGAAAATGGTATACCAGTAGATATTGTTTTAAACCCTTTAGGAGTTCCATCTCGTATGAATATCGGACAAATATTAGAAACACATTTAGGAATGGCAGCAAAAGGTATCGGTAATAAAATCAACAATATGCTCAAAAAACAAGAAAAGATTTCAAATTTAAAAAAATTTATTCAGAAAGCTTTTGATTTAGGAGAAAATTTAAGACAAAAAGTTAACTTAGATGACTTTTCAAATGAAGAAATATTAGATTTAGCAAAAAATTTAAAAAAAGGAATGCCAATTTCAACTCCAGTATTTGATGGAGCACAGGAAAATGAAATTAAGCAAATGTTAAAATTCTCTAATTTACCTACTTCTGGACAAATATCACTCTTTGATGGAAGAACGGGAGAAAAATTTGAAAGACCTGTTACTGTGGGTTACATGTACATGCTAAAATTAAATCACTTAGTAGATGATAAAATGCATGCCCGTTCTACTGGTTCTTATAGTCTAGTTACTCAGCAACCGTTAGGTGGAAAAGCTCAATTTGGTGGACAACGTTTTGGTGAAATGGAAGTTTGGGCTTTAGAAGCATATGGAGCTTCTTATACGTTACAAGAAATGTTGACTGTAAAATCTGACGATGTAAACGGAAGAACTAAAATGTATAAAAATATTGTAGATGGTAACCATCAAATGGAACCAGGAATGCCAGAATCATTTAATGTACTGCTGAAAGAAATCCGTTCATTAGGTATTAATATTGAATTAGAAAATGAATAA
- the rplJ gene encoding 50S ribosomal protein L10, producing MALNLSKKKTIVSKINQISNLALSAIIANSQGISVNKINELRKSGREIGVKMSIVRNTLLSLAIENTAFKCLKKKLKGSTFIAYSTKHPGSGARLFKEFEKKNKKFKITGAVFEGKLLSELEINQLADMPTYEEAIRKLLLTLKISIAGKLIYTLSAIKEKKETS from the coding sequence ATGGCTTTAAATCTTAGCAAAAAAAAAACAATCGTTTCTAAAATAAATCAAATTTCTAATTTAGCACTATCAGCAATCATCGCTAACTCTCAAGGTATATCTGTCAATAAAATCAATGAACTTCGAAAATCTGGCCGTGAAATCGGTGTTAAAATGAGTATTGTTCGAAATACTCTTTTATCTTTAGCTATTGAAAATACCGCTTTTAAATGTTTAAAAAAAAAATTAAAAGGTTCTACTTTTATTGCCTATTCTACAAAACATCCAGGCAGTGGTGCAAGATTATTTAAAGAATTTGAAAAAAAAAATAAAAAATTTAAAATTACAGGAGCTGTTTTTGAAGGTAAATTATTATCTGAATTAGAAATTAACCAACTTGCAGATATGCCTACTTATGAAGAAGCAATAAGAAAACTTTTACTAACACTAAAAATATCAATTGCTGGTAAACTCATTTATACATTATCTGCCATAAAAGAGAAAAAAGAAACCTCTTAA
- the secE gene encoding preprotein translocase subunit SecE: MKIRIPDQKKAKNLEKIKWFFITAIFITSFFINNFFDKIGYFTRISIITLLVVFAISIALYTKKVKNVFVYINASKNEMKKITWPQYKETLYTTFIIISVTILISLLLWGLDSIIFRLIAFIISVRF; this comes from the coding sequence ATGAAAATTCGCATTCCTGATCAAAAAAAAGCTAAAAATTTAGAAAAAATAAAGTGGTTTTTTATAACTGCAATTTTTATCACATCTTTTTTTATCAATAATTTTTTTGATAAAATAGGATATTTTACTCGCATATCTATAATTACTTTATTAGTTGTTTTTGCAATTAGCATTGCACTATATACCAAAAAAGTAAAGAATGTTTTTGTATATATCAATGCATCAAAAAACGAAATGAAAAAAATAACTTGGCCTCAATATAAAGAGACTTTGTATACTACATTCATCATTATATCTGTAACAATATTAATATCTCTACTTTTATGGGGCCTTGATAGTATCATATTTCGTTTAATAGCATTTATTATTAGTGTAAGGTTTTAA